From the Deltaproteobacteria bacterium genome, the window TGGACAATCTGACTGATCGTATCAGCTCGTAGGCCGGAATAAGCCTGTCCTGAGCTAAGTATAATGCGCAGTAATTACGTGTCGAGTTCTGCGGCCGAGAGGCCAGCGTCGTCATGCCAGCGCAAGCTGGCATCCAGGTGCATTCGGCACGGGCTATGGGTGAAGCCGCCTGGATTCCGGGTCTCGCGTTGCTCGCCCGGAATGACGGCACTGCCAACTCGCTGCGTATTTCGTGCGCACGGTACTAAGTCGAAGGGCGTAGCGTTTCCGGCGAAGCGATGGAGAAGCCCGGCTTGCCTGGTTATGGAGCCCGTGGTACCCCCATACGCATGCCGGTGGCAGACAAACAACTTGAGCAACTCCTCAGCAAAGCCCGAGAAGATAGTGAGGTTCTCGCTGTCTTGCTGTTTGGTAGCGTTGCTCGTGGTGAGCAAACTGCGGGTTCAGACGTGGATGTGTGTGTATTTCTCCAGTCGGGTAAATACGACTCGCTCACGCTGTCGCGCAAGAAGTTAGCATACCTGCAGGGGAACGACCTTGATGTCCACGTATTCCAACAGCTTCCCCTCTATGTCCGCCATCGTGTGTTGAAAGAAGGAAAAGTCATATTTGCGAGAGACCTCGACGCACTCTATACATTGGCCTTTCGCACAGCCCAAGAGTTTGAAGACTTTAAGCCGATTTGCCGTGCGTACCTTGCGGAGGTGGCACGTGGTGGATCGTGAACGGATTCCTTTTTGAACTCCGTACTCCGAACTATTTTAGCCTCCGCATTTTCCCAGACTCCGCACTCCGAACAGTTTTCGACTCCGAACTACTTGTTTCGTTGCCGTTCCACTTCCTCATCCGTCGCGGCGACATACAATCGTATCGTTTCATCCGTACCACCTGAGGCGAGCGTCTTCCCATCGGGACTAAAGGCCACGTCCGCCACCGCCTTGGTATGCCCCTTGAGGGTGGCGAGTTCCTGGCGGGTGCGGACATCCCAGAGCTTGAGGGTCTCATCGTCACTGGCGGAGGCGAGGGTCTGGCCATCGGGACTAAAGGCCACGTCCGTCACCGAGTCGGTATGCCCTTTGAGGGTGGCGCGTGCCTGGCGCGTGCGGACATCCCAGAGCGTGAGGGTCTGATCCCTACTGGCGGAGGCGAGGGTCTGGCCATCGGGCCTAAAGGCCACGGCCATCACCGCGTTGGTATGGCCTGTGAGGGTGGCGAGTGCCTGGCGCGTGCGGACATCCCAGAGCTTGAGGGTCTGATCCCTACTGGCGGAGGCGAGGATCTGGCCATCGGGACTAAAGGCTACGGCATTCACCAAGTTGGTATGGCCCGTAAGCGTGGTTTTCTCCTGATGGTGCAGTTTCCATAGGTGATACCAATAGAATCCTCGCAAATGCGCATCTGCAGAGTTGTTCCCCTCAGGGAGA encodes:
- a CDS encoding WD40 repeat domain-containing protein, translating into MNLASQTFTSGNSGRGNEILNMYLPEGNNSADAHLRGFYWYHLWKLHHQEKTTLTGHTNLVNAVAFSPDGQILASASRDQTLKLWDVRTRQALATLTGHTNAVMAVAFRPDGQTLASASRDQTLTLWDVRTRQARATLKGHTDSVTDVAFSPDGQTLASASDDETLKLWDVRTRQELATLKGHTKAVADVAFSPDGKTLASGGTDETIRLYVAATDEEVERQRNK
- a CDS encoding nucleotidyltransferase domain-containing protein, producing the protein MEKPGLPGYGARGTPIRMPVADKQLEQLLSKAREDSEVLAVLLFGSVARGEQTAGSDVDVCVFLQSGKYDSLTLSRKKLAYLQGNDLDVHVFQQLPLYVRHRVLKEGKVIFARDLDALYTLAFRTAQEFEDFKPICRAYLAEVARGGS